A window of the Zeugodacus cucurbitae isolate PBARC_wt_2022May chromosome 2, idZeuCucr1.2, whole genome shotgun sequence genome harbors these coding sequences:
- the LOC105216622 gene encoding juvenile hormone esterase isoform X2: MTSIKLQSLFNIIYYFVLINCLINVKLSFSTANIDETVTIVFEDQQQRKITVAGVHNKSWTNADYYAFRGIPYVKPPVQELRFKDPQPLHELPSYIDARYDGHDCPSIYATNASEDCLTLNIYTPTTTDTAKLPVLVFIHPGGLYIGSSLSTFISPAYLLAKPIVLVSFNYRLGTLGFLQLGTREIPGNAGFKDQVYAMRWVQKYIKHFGGNPEDITLMGYSAGALSVNLHLVSPMSRGLFHKAIIMSGSLPPQTVLPQHTQLELLRKQARVLNCTEVSSELELLNCLQKFNARVEHMDDLMYLFEINASKFNRNESSNASMIRLYTKFIYDFVKSGSSLFSKLPTYPAGYTKIYRSLEYQPGYIFAKDTYEMWKRLFHLDDNKN; the protein is encoded by the exons ATGACTTCCATAAAATTGCAGTCattgtttaatataatttattatttcgtgCTAATCAATTGTCTAATAAATGTGAAGTTGAGTTTCTCAACGGCGAACATAGATGAAACTGTTACAATCGTATTCGAAGATCAACAACAGCGTAAAATCACCGTTGCGGGGGTGCATAACAAAAGTTGGACCAATGCGGATTACTATGCATTTCGTGGTATACCGTATGTAAAGCCACCTGTTCAAGAGCTGAGATTCAAG GATCCCCAGCCACTTCATGAATTACCAAGCTACATTGATGCGCGTTACGATGGTCACGATTGTCCGTCCATTTATGCCACGAATGCCTCAGAGGATTGCCTTACACTCAATATTTATACGCCAACC ACCACTGATACAGCCAAATTGCCAGTACTTGTTTTTATACATCCCGGTGGCTTGTATATTGGCTCGTCGCTGAGCACGTTCATCAGCCCCGCTTATCTACTCGCCAAACCTATTGTGTTGGTATCGTTCAATTATCGTCTGGGTACGCTCGGTTTCTTGCAGCTCGGCACACGTGAAATACCCGGCAATGCCGGCTTCAAGGACCAAGTGTATGCAATGCGTTgggtacaaaaatatattaaacattttggtGGTAACCCTGAAGACATCACACTCATGGGTTATAGCGCCGGTGCGTTGAGTGTTAATTTACATTTGGTTTCGCCTATGTCGCGTGGCCTATTCCACAAAGCGATTATAATGAGCGGTTCATTGCCACCGCAGACAGTGTTGCCACAGCATACACAATTGGAATTGTTGCGTAAACAAGCGCGAGTACTTAATTGCACCGAAGTGTCGTCTGAGCTGGagttattaaattgtttacaaaaatttaacg caCGCGTGGAGCACATGGAcgatttaatgtatttatttgaaataaacgcTAGTAAATTTAACCGCAACGAATCCAGCAATGCATCTATGATTCGACTGTATACAAAATTCATATATGACTTTGTAAAATCTGG TTCATCACTTTTTAGCAAGCTACCAACTTATCCTGCaggatatacaaaaatataccgTTCATTGGAGTACCAACCGGGCTATATTTTCGCCAAAGACACCTACGAGATGTGGAAACGCTTGTTTCATTTAGATgataacaaaaattga
- the LOC105216622 gene encoding juvenile hormone esterase isoform X1 produces MTSIKLQSLFNIIYYFVLINCLINVKLSFSTANIDETVTIVFEDQQQRKITVAGVHNKSWTNADYYAFRGIPYVKPPVQELRFKDPQPLHELPSYIDARYDGHDCPSIYATNASEDCLTLNIYTPTTTDTAKLPVLVFIHPGGLYIGSSLSTFISPAYLLAKPIVLVSFNYRLGTLGFLQLGTREIPGNAGFKDQVYAMRWVQKYIKHFGGNPEDITLMGYSAGALSVNLHLVSPMSRGLFHKAIIMSGSLPPQTVLPQHTQLELLRKQARVLNCTEVSSELELLNCLQKFNGNEIAATLRSLFAFGNDNPIYIYLPVVERDFGQDRFLTENPFDSLNRGEFSKVPILIGFTSGEFCQSAVDIFKNSELKRRFNEDLQKLAPELFMYAEHNGNLSVISEFLSKFYLPNFVELDSTNLAHLCDFFSDAIIRFGAQHLTELATKHTKVFPYSFEFRGEFSNLDYPLRPARVEHMDDLMYLFEINASKFNRNESSNASMIRLYTKFIYDFVKSGSSLFSKLPTYPAGYTKIYRSLEYQPGYIFAKDTYEMWKRLFHLDDNKN; encoded by the exons ATGACTTCCATAAAATTGCAGTCattgtttaatataatttattatttcgtgCTAATCAATTGTCTAATAAATGTGAAGTTGAGTTTCTCAACGGCGAACATAGATGAAACTGTTACAATCGTATTCGAAGATCAACAACAGCGTAAAATCACCGTTGCGGGGGTGCATAACAAAAGTTGGACCAATGCGGATTACTATGCATTTCGTGGTATACCGTATGTAAAGCCACCTGTTCAAGAGCTGAGATTCAAG GATCCCCAGCCACTTCATGAATTACCAAGCTACATTGATGCGCGTTACGATGGTCACGATTGTCCGTCCATTTATGCCACGAATGCCTCAGAGGATTGCCTTACACTCAATATTTATACGCCAACC ACCACTGATACAGCCAAATTGCCAGTACTTGTTTTTATACATCCCGGTGGCTTGTATATTGGCTCGTCGCTGAGCACGTTCATCAGCCCCGCTTATCTACTCGCCAAACCTATTGTGTTGGTATCGTTCAATTATCGTCTGGGTACGCTCGGTTTCTTGCAGCTCGGCACACGTGAAATACCCGGCAATGCCGGCTTCAAGGACCAAGTGTATGCAATGCGTTgggtacaaaaatatattaaacattttggtGGTAACCCTGAAGACATCACACTCATGGGTTATAGCGCCGGTGCGTTGAGTGTTAATTTACATTTGGTTTCGCCTATGTCGCGTGGCCTATTCCACAAAGCGATTATAATGAGCGGTTCATTGCCACCGCAGACAGTGTTGCCACAGCATACACAATTGGAATTGTTGCGTAAACAAGCGCGAGTACTTAATTGCACCGAAGTGTCGTCTGAGCTGGagttattaaattgtttacaaaaatttaacggTAATGAAATTGCCGCAACACTGCGCAGTCTGTTTGCTTTTGGCAATGATAATccgatttacatatatttaccgGTTGTAGAGCGCGATTTTGGTCAAGACCGTTTTCTAACTGAAAATCCATTTGATAGCCTAAACCGTGGTGAATTTTCGAAAGTACCTATACTTATTGGTTTTACAAGTGGTGAATTTTGTCAATCGGCGgtggatattttcaaaaattcagaaTTGAAACGGCGGTTTAATGAAGACTTACAAAAACTGGCGCCTGAGTTATTTATGTACGCTGAACATAACGGCAATTTGAGTGTGATTAGCGAATTTTTGAGCAAGTTTTATTTGCCGAATTTTGTGGAACTGGATTCTACAAATTTGGCACATTTGTGTGACTTCTTTTCGGATGCGATTATACGCTTTGGTGCACAACATTTAACCGAGTTAGCTACTAAGCATACCAAAGTCTTTCCCTATAGCTTTGAATTTAGAGGCGAGTTTAGCAATCTGGATTATCCTCTACGACCGG caCGCGTGGAGCACATGGAcgatttaatgtatttatttgaaataaacgcTAGTAAATTTAACCGCAACGAATCCAGCAATGCATCTATGATTCGACTGTATACAAAATTCATATATGACTTTGTAAAATCTGG TTCATCACTTTTTAGCAAGCTACCAACTTATCCTGCaggatatacaaaaatataccgTTCATTGGAGTACCAACCGGGCTATATTTTCGCCAAAGACACCTACGAGATGTGGAAACGCTTGTTTCATTTAGATgataacaaaaattga